The window CGGGAACATCACTGATCCAGACCATCGGGCGGGCCGCGCGGAACGTGTCGGGGCAGGTGCACATGTACGCCGACACCATCACCCCGTCCATGCAGAACGCGATCGACGAGACCAACCGGCGGCGTCAGAAGCAGGTCGCTTACAACATCGAGCACGGCATCGACCCCACACCGCTTCGTAAGCGCATCGGTGACATCACCGAGTTGCTCGCACGCGAGGATGCCGACACGGACGAGCTCATCGGCGGCTCGGGGCGCACCGCCAGCCGGGGCAAAGCCCCGGTTCCCGGGATGCAGAGCACGTCCGAGGCCGGCCGGCACGCGGCCGAGCTGGCCGGCATGCCCGCTGCCGACCTGGCTGATCTCATCCAGCAGCTCTCCCAGCAGATGCACAACGCCGCAGCAGAGCTGCAGTTCGAACTGGCGGCCAGGTTGAGAGACGAGATCTCGGAGCTGAAGAAAGAACTGCGCGGCATGCGTGAGGCTGGTGTCGGCTGAGCCGACGCGGGCTTGGGTGCGCCGGATGCGCGGCGTAGCCCAAAGCATGCGATACTAGGACCAGTTGGAGGGGAGTATTCCTTCGCGGCGTAGTCGTCATCTCGGATCTGGAAACGGAACCCGGCGACGTCGGCCCAGTTAGAGCTGGGCGGAAGAGACCTCCGGTCGCACGCGGCAAACGTTCGCGTGTCTAAACGACCGGAGAGGAATCTCGCCCGTTGCTTGACCTTCCTGTGTGGTTCGAGATCGGCACGCTCGTCGTCATCACCCTGCTGCTGATCGCGGACCTGCTGATCGTCACTCGCCGCCCGCACGCGCCCTCGATGCGTGAGTCCAGCGCATGGGTCACTTTCTACATCGCCCTGCCGATCCTGTTCGGTTTTCTCCTGCTGTTCGTCAGCGGAGGACAGGCATCGGGTGAGTTCTTCGCCGGCTGGCTGACCGAGAAGAGTCTCAGCGTCGACAATCTCTTCATCTTCGTGATCATCATGACTCAGTTCCGGGTGCCGCGGCAGTACCAGCAGTCGGTCCTGATGTTCGGCATCCTGCTCGCCATCGTCATGCGAGGTGCGTTCATCGTTCTGGGCGCGATGGCCATCAACCAGTTCGCGTGGGTGTTCTATCTCTTCGGGGCGTTCTTGATCTATACGGCGGTGAAGCTCGCGCAGCAGCAAGCCGCGACCGAGGTCCACGACGACTCGTACGACAACGCCCTGCTCCGCAAGATCAGCGCACGGCTCCCGGTGACCGACGAGTACGACAGCATCAAATTCCGCACGCGAGTCGACGGGCGAAAGATGTTCACCCCCATGCTCGTCGTGTTCGTCGCGATCGCTTCGGCCGACCTGCTGTTCGCGGTCGACTCCATCCCGGCGATCTTCGGCATCACCCAGGAGATGTTCATCGTGTTCACCGCGAACGTGTTCGCTCTCATGGGGCTGCGCCAGCTCTATTTCTTGCTCGGGGGACTGCTCGAGCGCTTGGTGTACCTGGCGGCCGGTCTCGCGGTGATCCTGGCCTTCATCGGCGTCAAACTAGTACTGCACGCGCTGCACGAGAACAACCTGCCGTTTGTCAATGATGGACAGCCGCTGCACGTTCCGGAGATCCCGATCGTCGCGTCGTTGGTCTTCATCATGGCGACGCTGGCGGTGACGACCGTAGCCAGCCTGCTGAAGACCCGCCGCGACCGGCGTGGGGAGCTGGAGCTCGACGCCGTCGACTAGCGCTCCCGCTTCTTGCGTCCTGCAGAGTGAGCGCGGTAGGGCACACTCTGCAGGACGCAACGGCTCGTGTCCGGGGGTGGCGTTATCGTGGACCAATGCGCCTTCACCGAGAGCGGTGCGCATGACGCTGAGCTGGGGGGCGTCGATGCGCCGCGGGAGCAACCTGCCACGCGTCGGCGATTTCAATCAGGCGGTCATTCTCGACACCATCAGGCGTTCCGCCGAAGGTCTCAGCCGGGTCGAGCTGGTCGAGGCGACCGGGCTGTCGTCGCAGACGGTCACCAACATCTGCCGGAAGCTGCTCGGTACTGGTCTGATCACCGAGGCCGGTAAGCAGAGTTCGGGGCCGGGGAAGCCGCGGACCATCCTGCGGCTGCAGCCTGCCGGGCGGTTCGCGCTCGGAGTGCATCTTGATCCGGCGGTTCTCACGTTCGTGATCCTGGATCTGGTCGGGAACGTCGTCGCACACGCCCAGCGCCCTACCCCGAAGGTCACCGATCCGGATCAGGTGATCGCTGGGATGGCCGAGACGTTGCACCAACTGGTGGACGAGGCCGACGTGCCCGCCGACCGGCTGCTCGGCCTCGGGATCGCTTCGCCGGGGCCCATCGACGTGGTCCGCGGTGTGGTGGTCGACCCGCCGCTGTTGTTCGGCTGGCGGGACGTGCCGCTGCGGGCGGCGCTGAACGAAGCGACCGGATTGCCGGTGCTGCTCGACAAGGACGTGACCGCGGCGGCGGTGGCCGAGATGTGGGCAGGCGGTTCCGGCAGCGGCAGCTTCGTCTTTTTCTACCTGGGCACTGGGATCGGAACGGGGATGGTGGTACGCGACAGCGTGCTGCGGGGCGTCTCCGATAACGCCGGAGAGATCGGGCATTTCCTCGTCGACCCAACCGGCCCGGTGTGCCTGTGCGGTCGCCGCGGCTGTGTTGGAGGCGCGGCGATGCCATACCGGCTGGTGGTCGAGGCCGTTGAGGCCGGGGTGCTCGATCATGTGCCGAACGAGGAGGACGCGAGCGAGGTGGATCGGTGGTTCACCGTCCTCTGTGAGCGAGCGGCGGCGGGCGACGCCCGGGCCGTAGCCATCCTCGACCGCTCGGCCGTTCGAGTCGCCAAGGCGGCGACGGACGTGGTCAACCTGCTCGACCTGGACCGGGTGGTTTTCGGCGGGCCATTCTGGAGCCGGCTCGAGCAGCGCTACCTGCAGGTGATCCCGCCGCTGCTGGAGGCG is drawn from Phytoactinopolyspora mesophila and contains these coding sequences:
- a CDS encoding TerC family protein, which codes for MLDLPVWFEIGTLVVITLLLIADLLIVTRRPHAPSMRESSAWVTFYIALPILFGFLLLFVSGGQASGEFFAGWLTEKSLSVDNLFIFVIIMTQFRVPRQYQQSVLMFGILLAIVMRGAFIVLGAMAINQFAWVFYLFGAFLIYTAVKLAQQQAATEVHDDSYDNALLRKISARLPVTDEYDSIKFRTRVDGRKMFTPMLVVFVAIASADLLFAVDSIPAIFGITQEMFIVFTANVFALMGLRQLYFLLGGLLERLVYLAAGLAVILAFIGVKLVLHALHENNLPFVNDGQPLHVPEIPIVASLVFIMATLAVTTVASLLKTRRDRRGELELDAVD
- a CDS encoding ROK family transcriptional regulator; translated protein: MTLSWGASMRRGSNLPRVGDFNQAVILDTIRRSAEGLSRVELVEATGLSSQTVTNICRKLLGTGLITEAGKQSSGPGKPRTILRLQPAGRFALGVHLDPAVLTFVILDLVGNVVAHAQRPTPKVTDPDQVIAGMAETLHQLVDEADVPADRLLGLGIASPGPIDVVRGVVVDPPLLFGWRDVPLRAALNEATGLPVLLDKDVTAAAVAEMWAGGSGSGSFVFFYLGTGIGTGMVVRDSVLRGVSDNAGEIGHFLVDPTGPVCLCGRRGCVGGAAMPYRLVVEAVEAGVLDHVPNEEDASEVDRWFTVLCERAAAGDARAVAILDRSAVRVAKAATDVVNLLDLDRVVFGGPFWSRLEQRYLQVIPPLLEAEATMRNVHAVDVVGTSVGEDVGAIGAACLVLDNSLSPRPSSLLIGS